The following coding sequences are from one Candidatus Kinetoplastibacterium galatii TCC219 window:
- the dnaJ gene encoding molecular chaperone DnaJ has translation MAKKDFYDILGVTRDASDQDIKKAYRKLAMKYHPDRNPNNKDAEEKFKELKEAYEVLEDKEKRAAYDRFGHSWSEQQSMNHAYSNSGGFADAFGDIFGDIFGSSGMRGSSNSRNRGSDLKYKLDITLEQASAGLNTDINIPGWDICGKCEGKRVKEGSSIKKCRACNGNGSVRMQQGFFSVQQTCSVCHGSGEEITDPCSACKGVGRVRCNKTLQVSIPVGIDDGMRIRLSGNGDIGINGGEPGDLYVEIHIKPHKIFKRDGDDLHCELTIPFTCAALGGSIQVPTLNGKAEISIPEGTQSGKTFRLKGKGIRNVRSSSHYGDLYCHVAVEIPVKLKEEQKNILRQFEQSLRDEGGHHSPQSKSWTDRVKEFFS, from the coding sequence ATGGCAAAAAAAGATTTTTATGATATTTTAGGTGTGACAAGAGATGCATCTGATCAGGATATAAAAAAGGCATACAGAAAGTTAGCCATGAAATACCATCCTGACCGCAACCCAAACAATAAAGATGCCGAAGAAAAGTTTAAGGAGCTTAAAGAGGCATATGAAGTTTTAGAGGATAAAGAAAAACGTGCTGCATATGATCGTTTTGGTCATTCTTGGTCAGAACAGCAGAGTATGAATCATGCTTATAGCAATAGCGGCGGATTCGCTGATGCTTTTGGAGATATATTCGGAGATATATTTGGGTCCTCTGGGATGAGGGGGAGTAGTAATAGCAGGAATAGAGGTTCAGATCTTAAATATAAGCTTGATATTACTTTAGAACAAGCATCTGCAGGATTAAATACAGATATTAATATCCCAGGCTGGGATATTTGCGGAAAGTGTGAAGGGAAACGTGTCAAAGAAGGTTCTAGCATTAAGAAATGCAGAGCATGCAATGGTAATGGTTCTGTACGTATGCAGCAGGGATTTTTTAGCGTACAGCAAACATGTAGCGTTTGTCATGGTAGCGGTGAAGAGATTACAGATCCTTGTTCCGCTTGTAAAGGAGTTGGTAGAGTACGATGTAATAAAACTTTACAAGTGTCAATTCCTGTCGGTATTGATGATGGAATGAGGATACGTCTTTCTGGGAATGGCGATATCGGTATTAATGGTGGAGAGCCAGGTGATTTATATGTCGAGATACATATAAAGCCGCATAAGATTTTCAAGAGAGATGGCGACGACCTTCATTGTGAATTAACGATTCCATTTACTTGTGCTGCTTTAGGTGGATCTATACAAGTTCCCACATTAAATGGTAAAGCAGAGATATCAATACCAGAAGGTACTCAATCAGGTAAGACTTTTAGATTAAAAGGAAAGGGAATACGTAATGTCCGTTCCTCTTCTCATTATGGAGATTTATATTGTCATGTTGCTGTAGAGATTCCTGTTAAATTAAAAGAGGAGCAGAAAAATATTCTTCGACAATTTGAGCAATCTTTAAGAGATGAAGGCGGGCATCATTCACCACAAAGCAAATCTTGGACAGATAGAGTAAAAGAATTTTTTAGTTAG
- the dnaK gene encoding molecular chaperone DnaK, which yields MGKTIGIDLGTTNSCVAVMDGSQIRIIENSEGARTTPSIVAYMEDGEVLVGTSAKRQAVTNSKNTIYASKRLIGRKFSEKEVQKDIDLMPYSIVKADNDDAWIDVRGNKIAPPQVSAEILRKMKKTAEDYLGEEVTDAVITVPAYFNDSQRQATKDAGRIAGLNVKRIINEPTAAALAFGLDKSEKSDRKIVVYDLGGGTFDVSVIEIAEIDGDKQFEVLSTNGDTFLGGEDFDQRIIQYIIGEFKKDQGLDLSQDILALQRLKEAAEKCKIELSSSQQTEINLPYITADSSGPKHLNMKVSRSKLESLVEDLINRTIDPCKTAIKDAGISTSDIDDVILVGGMTRMPKVQDKVKEFFGKDPRKDVNPDEAVAAGAAIQGAVLSGERKDVLLLDVTPLSLGIETLGGVMTKMIQKNTTIPTRFSQVFSTAEDNQPSVTIKVYQGEREIASGNKALGEFNLEGIPPSSRGIPQIEVTFDIDANGILHVSAKDKGTGKENKITIKANSGLSEQEIQKMIKEAEINAEEDHRIAELALVRNQADSLIHSTRKALDDHGDKIDASEKDNIDNAIKELEVALKDSDKSVIESKISALAAASQKFSEKMYASMQQDGAQNQQSTNVDDNSSKDEDVVDADFKEVKRDQ from the coding sequence ATGGGAAAAACTATTGGTATCGATCTTGGTACTACTAATAGCTGCGTTGCTGTTATGGATGGTAGCCAGATAAGAATTATAGAAAATTCTGAAGGAGCTAGAACAACTCCTTCGATAGTAGCATACATGGAAGATGGAGAGGTTCTGGTTGGGACTTCTGCAAAAAGACAGGCTGTTACAAACTCTAAGAATACTATTTATGCTAGCAAGCGCTTAATTGGACGCAAATTCTCTGAAAAAGAGGTGCAGAAAGATATAGATCTTATGCCTTACTCTATAGTTAAGGCTGATAATGATGATGCTTGGATAGATGTTAGGGGCAACAAAATAGCTCCTCCGCAAGTTTCTGCTGAAATATTGCGTAAAATGAAAAAGACAGCAGAAGATTATTTGGGTGAAGAAGTAACGGATGCTGTTATAACAGTGCCAGCATATTTTAACGACAGTCAGAGACAGGCTACAAAGGATGCTGGGAGAATAGCTGGGCTTAATGTTAAGAGAATCATAAATGAGCCAACTGCAGCGGCATTGGCTTTTGGTTTAGATAAATCTGAGAAATCTGATAGAAAAATAGTAGTGTATGATCTCGGCGGTGGTACTTTTGATGTATCGGTAATTGAAATAGCTGAGATAGATGGTGACAAACAATTCGAAGTTCTTTCTACTAATGGAGATACATTTTTAGGAGGTGAAGATTTTGACCAACGAATTATACAGTATATAATAGGCGAGTTTAAAAAGGATCAAGGATTAGATTTGTCTCAAGATATTCTTGCTCTACAGAGACTCAAGGAAGCTGCCGAAAAATGTAAGATAGAGCTGTCTTCATCACAACAAACAGAGATTAATTTACCATATATAACCGCTGATTCTTCAGGTCCTAAGCATTTAAACATGAAGGTTTCTCGTTCTAAGCTGGAGTCTTTAGTAGAAGACTTGATAAATAGAACAATAGATCCTTGTAAAACAGCAATTAAAGATGCTGGTATATCAACTTCAGATATAGATGACGTGATCTTGGTTGGCGGAATGACTCGCATGCCTAAGGTTCAAGATAAAGTTAAAGAGTTTTTTGGCAAAGATCCTAGAAAGGATGTAAATCCTGATGAGGCAGTTGCTGCTGGTGCTGCTATACAAGGGGCTGTATTATCTGGAGAGCGTAAGGATGTTTTATTGCTTGATGTTACGCCGCTATCTCTTGGCATAGAGACTCTTGGTGGGGTTATGACAAAAATGATACAGAAAAATACAACTATCCCAACAAGATTTTCTCAAGTGTTTTCTACAGCTGAAGATAACCAGCCTTCTGTCACAATAAAAGTTTATCAAGGAGAAAGAGAAATAGCTTCTGGCAATAAAGCTCTTGGAGAGTTCAATTTGGAGGGTATTCCACCGTCTTCAAGAGGTATACCACAGATAGAAGTGACTTTTGATATTGATGCTAATGGTATTCTACATGTTTCAGCAAAAGATAAAGGCACTGGAAAAGAAAATAAGATTACGATAAAAGCTAATTCCGGATTATCCGAACAGGAAATTCAAAAAATGATAAAAGAGGCAGAAATAAATGCTGAAGAGGATCATCGTATTGCTGAATTAGCTTTAGTTAGAAATCAGGCTGATAGCTTGATACATTCCACTAGAAAAGCATTAGATGATCATGGAGACAAGATAGATGCTTCTGAAAAGGATAATATAGATAACGCTATTAAAGAGCTAGAGGTTGCGTTGAAAGATTCTGATAAGTCTGTCATTGAATCAAAAATATCAGCTCTAGCTGCAGCTTCTCAAAAATTTAGTGAGAAAATGTATGCTAGTATGCAGCAAGATGGTGCTCAGAATCAGCAATCTACAAATGTAGATGATAATTCATCTAAAGATGAAGATGTTGTTGACGCAGATTTTAAAGAAGTAAAACGAGATCAGTAG
- the grpE gene encoding nucleotide exchange factor GrpE produces MNIPDEMVSQETKETSSENIIEDIADLSKKLEDANLTIKEQNEKILRSYAEIENIKRRSNDDISKVRKFGIESFAEGLVPVKDSLEAALLQSNQTIDSLIEGVEITLKQLEAVFERNFLKEINPLVGDKFDPKIHQAISSIKSDKQANTVLELLQKGYTLSDRILRPALVVVSAGNTDTE; encoded by the coding sequence ATAAATATTCCTGATGAAATGGTTTCTCAAGAGACAAAGGAAACTAGCTCAGAAAATATTATTGAAGATATCGCTGATCTTAGTAAAAAGTTAGAAGATGCTAATTTAACTATAAAAGAACAGAATGAGAAAATTCTACGTAGCTATGCCGAAATTGAAAATATTAAGAGGCGTTCCAATGATGATATTTCCAAGGTTAGAAAATTTGGTATTGAATCATTTGCTGAAGGTTTAGTACCAGTAAAGGATAGTTTGGAGGCTGCATTACTGCAATCAAACCAGACAATTGATTCTTTAATAGAAGGTGTGGAGATAACTTTAAAGCAACTTGAGGCTGTTTTTGAAAGAAATTTCCTAAAAGAAATTAATCCATTAGTTGGTGATAAGTTTGATCCTAAAATACACCAAGCCATCTCATCAATTAAATCTGACAAACAAGCAAACACTGTTTTGGAATTGTTACAGAAAGGATACACTCTTTCCGATCGGATTTTGAGGCCAGCTTTAGTGGTTGTGTCTGCCGGAAATACAGATACCGAATAA
- the hemH gene encoding ferrochelatase, with protein sequence MIFSFFSNRRDKSEKILIDSDNVRLKNTNNKNIVGVLLVNLGTPKTFCIGDIRRYLREFLSDNRVIEISRYFWIPILYCFILVFRPFKLKNLYKEIWTKDGSPMLVYSNNQVIKLKKIIEDSGLSIEIELGMRYGDPSIKSAINSLISDKKCSRILIIPLYPQYSSSTTGSSISLVTNYLTRLRNIPEFRFLKRFNTASFYIDSLVNSINNFWKEKGKSEMLIVSFHGIPCSSVTLGDPYYSDCLETYLELKKKLDINESQIEMTFQSRFGYSRWLSPYTSDRLKCLAKDGLSRVDIICPGFVADCLETLEEVNCIYRQLFIDSGGKEFNMIPSLNDNSFWINKLSEMVRLNLHNW encoded by the coding sequence ATGATTTTTAGCTTTTTTTCTAATAGGAGAGATAAAAGTGAAAAAATATTAATAGATAGTGATAATGTGAGATTAAAAAATACAAATAATAAAAATATTGTCGGTGTTTTATTAGTAAATCTAGGCACACCTAAAACATTCTGCATAGGTGATATTCGTCGTTACCTAAGAGAATTTTTATCAGATAATAGAGTTATTGAAATATCAAGGTATTTTTGGATTCCTATTTTGTACTGTTTTATATTAGTATTCAGACCATTCAAGCTAAAGAATCTTTATAAGGAAATATGGACTAAAGATGGATCACCTATGCTTGTTTATAGCAACAATCAGGTTATAAAGCTTAAAAAAATCATAGAAGATAGTGGTCTTAGTATTGAAATTGAACTTGGTATGAGATATGGAGATCCTTCCATAAAAAGTGCTATTAATTCATTAATTAGTGATAAAAAATGTTCAAGAATATTAATAATTCCATTGTACCCACAGTACTCTTCTAGTACTACAGGTAGTTCTATAAGTCTTGTTACTAATTATTTAACAAGACTTAGAAATATACCTGAGTTTCGTTTTTTGAAGAGATTTAATACTGCTAGTTTTTACATAGACTCTTTAGTTAATAGCATTAATAATTTTTGGAAAGAGAAAGGCAAGTCAGAAATGTTAATTGTTAGTTTTCATGGAATACCATGTAGCTCAGTAACGCTTGGAGACCCTTATTACAGTGATTGTTTGGAAACATATTTAGAATTGAAAAAGAAATTGGATATTAATGAAAGTCAAATTGAGATGACATTTCAGAGCCGTTTTGGCTATTCTAGATGGCTTAGTCCTTATACTTCAGATAGATTAAAGTGTTTAGCTAAAGATGGATTGTCAAGGGTTGATATTATATGCCCTGGTTTTGTTGCTGATTGTTTGGAAACCCTTGAGGAAGTCAATTGTATCTATCGTCAATTATTTATAGATTCTGGCGGTAAAGAATTTAACATGATCCCTTCTTTAAATGATAATTCTTTCTGGATAAATAAATTATCAGAAATGGTAAGATTAAATTTACATAACTGGTGA
- a CDS encoding NAD kinase: MNFPIIALIGRYQDARLDEPLRAIAEMLSRTGRKVIIESATASNTNIYDYTVANIDTIGKTASLAIVTGGDGTVLGAARYLSPYSLPILGINHGRLGFIADISIDETYNALINVMDGFYTLEERLVIEGSICRDNKKMYSDFALNDIVIHRAGIGGMIEVKVELNDVFMYTIRSDGLIVATPTGSTAYALASNGPIIHPKLNAIVLVPIAPQTLSNRPIVVPSSGSLTMTLLTVGRKEIEANVHFDMQTWSELQPGDCINIQKSKHAAKFIHPNGYNFFSTLRRKLNWNVMPKSLDNIE, from the coding sequence ATGAATTTCCCAATAATTGCTCTAATAGGCAGATACCAAGATGCTAGGCTAGATGAACCTCTAAGAGCTATAGCCGAAATGCTTTCAAGGACAGGTAGAAAAGTAATTATAGAATCTGCTACCGCATCTAATACTAATATATATGACTACACAGTAGCCAACATTGATACTATAGGAAAAACAGCATCTCTGGCAATAGTAACAGGAGGTGATGGAACAGTGCTAGGAGCAGCAAGATATTTATCGCCTTACAGTTTGCCTATTTTAGGAATAAATCATGGCAGATTAGGATTTATTGCTGATATTTCTATCGATGAAACATATAATGCATTAATTAATGTAATGGATGGGTTTTATACTTTAGAAGAAAGATTAGTAATAGAAGGTAGCATATGTCGAGATAACAAAAAGATGTACTCAGATTTTGCTCTAAATGATATTGTTATACACCGCGCTGGCATCGGTGGAATGATAGAAGTCAAAGTAGAACTTAATGATGTTTTTATGTATACAATAAGATCAGATGGTTTAATAGTAGCAACACCAACTGGTTCAACAGCATATGCTCTAGCTTCAAATGGTCCTATTATACATCCTAAACTTAATGCAATAGTTCTAGTACCAATAGCACCTCAAACTCTATCTAATAGACCCATAGTAGTACCCTCTAGTGGTTCTCTAACAATGACACTACTGACAGTTGGTAGAAAAGAAATAGAGGCAAATGTACACTTTGATATGCAAACATGGTCTGAATTGCAACCAGGTGATTGCATAAATATACAAAAGTCAAAACATGCTGCAAAATTCATCCATCCAAATGGATATAATTTTTTCTCCACCCTACGTAGAAAGCTTAATTGGAATGTTATGCCAAAATCACTGGACAATATTGAATAA
- the recN gene encoding DNA repair protein RecN has translation MLKTLFIKDFIIVKEVEVRFDNGFAVFSGETGAGKSIIIDALSLVLGNRPETTVLREGASYTEIIAVFDNNDQSSSWLEKYNIDIKPEITIRRIIDKQSRSKGYINNYRSTMASIRSIGSMLVKIYSQYAYQDLLNAESQRIILDSYGGYKFLIQQTKHYWELWRSAKKNLENSIQHESDLQNELEQLHWKTSEIELIKFSDSDLASIYSDYKKLSNIESIVETCNSIVEHLDGNHASAYRLTNKSINLLQQIIESDPSLLKIYEELISAQITIKEVVSDLNNYMSKIDIDPNYIKLLESKISDIETLSKKLKTKPCDINSLYEKIQIRINEIKNTNIDFLKKQEKLTKEQYIDYATKLSEQRKKTAIELSKKVTDIIKTLAMNDKIFKIEVTNVNESSSGIDDVRFLIYDQFSTPKPIMKIASGGEISRIYLSISVTTNYNNTPTLVFDEIDNGIGGSVAENIGKLLKKISKSHQILVITHLPQVASYGDNHFLVTKYKENRAIFSRINLLSSNERTKEIARMLGGAKITNTTVIHAKEMLENIKNYNSSEN, from the coding sequence ATGTTAAAAACACTATTTATTAAAGATTTTATAATTGTGAAAGAAGTAGAAGTTCGTTTTGATAATGGCTTTGCAGTATTTTCTGGTGAGACGGGAGCGGGTAAATCTATCATTATAGATGCATTATCACTAGTACTAGGAAATAGACCGGAAACCACTGTATTAAGAGAAGGTGCTTCTTATACCGAGATCATAGCAGTATTCGATAACAATGATCAATCATCGTCATGGCTAGAGAAATATAATATAGATATTAAGCCAGAAATAACAATTAGAAGAATAATTGATAAACAATCACGCAGTAAAGGGTATATAAATAACTATAGATCCACGATGGCTAGTATTAGATCGATAGGGTCTATGCTTGTGAAAATATATAGTCAGTATGCCTATCAAGATTTACTTAATGCTGAATCACAACGCATAATCTTAGATTCCTACGGTGGGTACAAATTTTTAATACAACAAACTAAACATTACTGGGAGTTATGGCGATCCGCTAAGAAAAATTTAGAGAATTCTATACAACATGAATCTGATTTACAAAATGAATTAGAGCAATTACATTGGAAAACAAGTGAAATAGAGTTAATTAAATTCTCAGACAGTGATTTAGCTAGTATATATTCAGACTACAAGAAATTATCTAATATAGAGAGTATAGTCGAGACTTGTAACTCTATCGTTGAGCATCTTGATGGTAATCACGCATCAGCATATAGATTAACTAATAAAAGCATAAATTTACTTCAACAAATCATAGAGTCTGATCCATCACTTTTAAAAATATATGAAGAATTAATTTCAGCTCAAATAACTATAAAAGAAGTAGTATCTGATCTAAATAACTACATGAGTAAAATAGATATTGATCCTAATTATATTAAATTATTGGAATCTAAAATTTCTGATATAGAAACATTATCAAAGAAGCTAAAAACAAAACCTTGTGATATTAATAGTCTGTATGAAAAAATACAAATTAGGATTAATGAAATAAAAAACACAAATATCGATTTTTTAAAAAAACAAGAAAAATTAACTAAGGAGCAATACATAGATTATGCAACTAAGTTATCAGAGCAAAGGAAAAAAACTGCTATTGAATTAAGCAAAAAAGTCACGGATATAATAAAAACACTAGCTATGAATGACAAAATTTTTAAAATAGAGGTGACGAATGTAAACGAATCATCTTCTGGAATAGATGATGTGAGATTTCTAATTTATGATCAATTTTCTACTCCAAAGCCAATCATGAAAATAGCTTCCGGAGGAGAAATATCAAGAATTTACTTGTCAATATCTGTGACGACTAATTATAACAATACCCCTACTTTAGTATTTGATGAGATTGATAATGGCATAGGTGGGTCGGTGGCAGAAAACATAGGCAAACTTTTAAAAAAAATTAGCAAATCTCATCAGATATTAGTCATAACTCATTTGCCACAAGTAGCTTCATATGGCGATAATCATTTCCTAGTAACTAAGTATAAAGAAAATAGAGCAATTTTTTCAAGAATCAATTTACTATCAAGCAATGAAAGGACTAAAGAAATAGCAAGAATGCTGGGAGGTGCAAAAATAACAAATACAACTGTAATTCATGCAAAAGAAATGTTGGAAAATATTAAGAATTATAATTCTAGCGAGAATTAA
- a CDS encoding outer membrane protein assembly factor BamE, which yields MYSYIKVSKFTFALIIVALASGCQYKGPKLLCLPYSADIDQGRVIDIEKIKMLRENLTSDQVRILLGKPTIIKDGNWEYFHYCCKPNEEPKITKLTLEFVENKLKIWYKKP from the coding sequence ATGTATTCATATATTAAAGTTAGCAAATTTACATTTGCTTTAATAATAGTTGCATTAGCAAGTGGGTGCCAGTATAAAGGACCAAAATTACTATGTTTACCATATTCTGCAGATATAGACCAAGGAAGGGTAATTGATATAGAAAAGATCAAAATGCTTAGAGAAAACCTGACATCTGATCAGGTTAGAATATTACTTGGAAAACCAACAATTATTAAAGATGGTAATTGGGAATATTTCCACTATTGCTGTAAACCTAATGAAGAACCTAAGATCACAAAGCTTACATTAGAATTTGTAGAAAATAAACTGAAAATATGGTATAAAAAACCATAA
- the dapB gene encoding 4-hydroxy-tetrahydrodipicolinate reductase, whose product MRLAVSGSSGRMGSSIIKTLLKNPDLQLVTALDSSSSKYLGQKIEGSNISLTDDLDSLKNADCLIDFTRPEGTIKNLSYCLKYNVNMVIGTTGFSEDELNLIEQASKNIAIIHASNTSIGVNATLKLIELASKILKSGYDVEIFEAHHSEKVDSPSGTSITMGETIAKAWGVSLPEVATWARHGHTGPRKPGTIGFSVMRGGDIVGDHSVYFCGHGERIEITHRSNSRENYVNGAIQAAIFLKNKKNGKFTMNDVLSL is encoded by the coding sequence ATGCGTTTAGCTGTATCTGGATCCAGTGGAAGAATGGGATCATCTATAATTAAAACATTATTAAAAAATCCAGATTTACAACTGGTAACAGCTTTAGACTCTTCAAGTAGTAAATACTTGGGACAGAAGATAGAAGGATCTAATATTTCATTAACAGATGACTTAGATTCATTGAAAAATGCTGATTGTCTTATAGATTTTACTAGACCAGAAGGCACAATAAAAAATTTGTCATATTGTTTGAAATATAATGTAAATATGGTTATAGGCACCACTGGATTTAGCGAAGACGAGCTAAATCTAATAGAACAAGCATCAAAAAATATAGCCATAATACACGCCTCAAATACAAGTATTGGTGTAAATGCAACATTAAAGCTTATAGAATTAGCATCGAAAATATTAAAATCTGGCTATGATGTTGAGATATTTGAAGCTCACCATAGCGAGAAAGTTGACAGTCCATCTGGAACTTCTATTACAATGGGAGAGACTATAGCAAAAGCATGGGGAGTCTCTCTTCCTGAAGTTGCAACATGGGCAAGACATGGTCATACAGGACCTAGGAAACCAGGAACAATTGGCTTCTCAGTAATGAGAGGTGGTGATATTGTGGGAGATCATTCAGTTTATTTTTGTGGTCATGGAGAACGAATAGAAATTACTCATAGATCAAACAGTAGAGAGAATTATGTCAATGGAGCAATTCAAGCGGCGATTTTCCTTAAAAATAAGAAAAACGGCAAATTCACTATGAATGACGTATTGTCTCTGTGA
- the murB gene encoding UDP-N-acetylmuramate dehydrogenase → MKSELKHQNLKYFNTFKLNSYTDHFFIVRSFKDLKFTTNIFSDYKDTIVIGGGSNIILPEYIASLVIKVDFSGIRMISNFENTVLIEAYAGESWHDFVMYCINKGWYGLENLAFIPGTVGAAPVQNIGAYGVEFSNCCHSVVAWSLSDGKVIEIPVKECFFSYRSSIFKQELNRNLIILSVRVLLSRKWNPNLEYFKRNDFLSKTPEHTDSINDFIDTICSMRKSKLPNIKEFGNVGSFFKNPIVTKEIFLNALNFFPSLVFWKQGEDSYKLSAGWLIDNCGWKGKKYGSVAVYDKNALILLNQGSAKFDDVMNLAALIASDVYCKSGVILEIEPKVYY, encoded by the coding sequence ATGAAATCAGAATTAAAACATCAGAATCTTAAATACTTTAATACATTCAAACTTAACTCCTATACAGACCATTTTTTTATAGTGCGTAGCTTTAAAGATCTAAAATTCACAACTAATATTTTTAGTGATTATAAAGATACTATTGTAATAGGAGGTGGTAGTAATATAATTCTACCAGAATATATAGCTTCACTTGTTATTAAAGTTGATTTTTCAGGTATTAGAATGATCTCTAATTTTGAAAACACCGTTTTGATAGAAGCTTATGCTGGAGAATCTTGGCATGATTTTGTAATGTATTGTATCAATAAAGGATGGTATGGATTAGAAAATTTAGCTTTTATACCTGGTACAGTAGGAGCCGCTCCAGTACAAAATATAGGGGCTTATGGAGTAGAGTTTTCAAATTGTTGCCATAGCGTGGTAGCATGGAGTTTGTCAGACGGAAAAGTAATAGAAATACCAGTCAAAGAATGTTTTTTTTCATACAGAAGTAGTATTTTTAAACAAGAATTAAATAGAAATCTTATCATTTTGTCAGTACGTGTTCTCTTGTCAAGGAAATGGAATCCTAATTTAGAGTACTTCAAACGAAATGATTTTTTATCTAAAACACCAGAGCATACAGATAGTATAAATGACTTTATTGATACAATCTGTAGCATGCGTAAATCAAAGTTACCAAATATTAAAGAATTTGGCAATGTAGGTAGTTTTTTTAAAAATCCTATAGTCACAAAGGAAATTTTTCTAAATGCTCTTAATTTCTTTCCAAGTTTAGTTTTTTGGAAGCAAGGAGAAGATTCTTACAAGTTATCAGCTGGTTGGTTAATAGATAACTGTGGGTGGAAAGGTAAGAAATATGGTTCAGTTGCTGTATATGATAAAAATGCCTTGATTTTATTAAACCAAGGCTCAGCTAAATTTGATGATGTTATGAACCTTGCTGCATTAATTGCTAGTGATGTTTATTGCAAGAGCGGAGTTATATTAGAAATTGAACCCAAGGTTTACTATTAA
- a CDS encoding quinone-dependent dihydroorotate dehydrogenase produces the protein MSLLFRSYPIIRKILFSLDPEKAHEITLKSLDFAYKCSLTRKILSYSPSLPKRIMGMKVKNPIGLAAGLDKNGEYIDPLGNLGFGFMEIGTVTPYPQSGNQKPRMFRLPKSEAIINRLGFNNNGINKLIYNVRRSNWRKNGGILGINIGKNAMTPIESSVEDYLKCLSSAYNYADYIAINISSPNTEKLRSLQEKENLDKLLYRLVETRKSLSDIYQKNTPLALKISPDLDLCDIDMISDALIRHKIEGVITTNTTVSRKNIGNDVFSEEKGGLSGYPLHELSLSVLNRIKKNVGDEITIIGTGGILSAKQAIEKISSGADAVQIYTGLIYKGPILIEQCINAIKDL, from the coding sequence ATGTCATTACTATTTCGATCATACCCAATTATACGAAAAATACTATTTTCTTTGGACCCAGAGAAGGCTCATGAAATAACTCTTAAGAGCCTTGATTTCGCATACAAGTGTTCGTTAACCAGAAAAATTCTTAGTTACTCTCCTTCTTTACCGAAGAGAATCATGGGAATGAAAGTAAAAAATCCTATTGGTCTAGCTGCTGGTCTAGATAAAAATGGAGAGTATATAGATCCATTAGGTAATTTGGGATTTGGTTTTATGGAGATAGGAACAGTAACTCCTTACCCACAGTCAGGAAATCAAAAACCAAGGATGTTTCGTCTCCCTAAATCAGAAGCTATAATAAACAGGCTAGGATTTAATAATAATGGTATAAATAAACTGATATATAACGTAAGAAGAAGTAACTGGCGTAAAAATGGTGGTATTTTAGGTATTAATATTGGGAAAAATGCAATGACTCCAATAGAGTCTTCCGTAGAAGATTATTTAAAGTGCCTGAGTAGTGCATATAACTATGCTGACTATATAGCTATAAATATATCTTCGCCTAATACTGAGAAATTAAGATCATTGCAAGAAAAGGAAAATCTAGATAAATTATTATATAGACTTGTAGAAACACGTAAATCATTATCTGATATTTATCAAAAAAATACTCCACTAGCATTAAAGATATCTCCTGACTTGGACTTGTGTGATATTGATATGATATCAGATGCCCTTATTAGGCATAAAATCGAAGGAGTAATAACAACTAATACCACTGTATCACGAAAAAACATAGGTAATGATGTTTTTTCAGAAGAAAAAGGAGGCCTATCTGGATATCCTTTACATGAATTATCACTGAGTGTTCTAAATCGAATTAAGAAAAATGTAGGTGATGAAATAACAATTATTGGTACTGGTGGAATACTATCAGCAAAACAGGCCATAGAGAAAATAAGCTCTGGGGCTGATGCAGTTCAAATATATACAGGCCTTATATATAAAGGGCCGATATTAATCGAGCAATGTATAAACGCAATTAAAGATCTTTAA